The DNA segment GCGCAGTCGTTACGACGTCCGACGAGACTGGGCTGTGAAAGCCTTGTTTCTTGCGTCCAGCGCTAGTAACTCGACATTCACGCCATCCGCCAACCTCGCAAAGGTGGGCATTTAGCGCTACGCATCGCTTTTATCTCACGTAGTGCGCCTTTTCGCCACCTGCCGGGACGCGACCGCCCTCCGGCGACGCCAGTTACGACTCTTGGCCCGGTTTGCCCGTTCTTGCCGCCAGAATTTACAGAGCCGCCACGCCGGGCTGCGCCTCGGACAGGGTCCGCAAGGCCTCATCCGACCAGGCGTCCGTCACGATGACCATCACGTGATCAAGACCGTACGACCGCAGCACCGCGCAACGCTCCACGAAACTCGCGGCGGACTCGTCTGCTCCGAGGCGTGTGCTCACGGTTTTGTCGATCGCATCGTACGGTCGGCCGACGTCCTCGCAGTGGCCGGCGAGCACTTCGAGTTTGTGTTTGATGGTCGTGCCGCCGTCGGGGATATCGAAGACATTGCAGGCATCCCCATACTGCGCGACGAAACGCAGCGTCTTTTTCTCGCCGGTGCCGCCGATCAGGATCGACGGGTGCGGGCGCTGCAGGCTGTTGGGGCTGTTGACCGGATTGTCCAGCCGATTGTGCTTTCCCTCGAAGGGCGACGCGTCACCTGACCACATTCGCAGTGCGAGCTGGAGGGTGTCCTCCAGGTGCTCGAAGCGGATTTTGGTCTCTGGCAACGGAAGTCCCATCGCCTTCGCCTCCTCGAGATGATAGCCGGCGCCGATGCCGAGCCAGGCGCGACCGCCGGAGAGTACGTCGAGGGTGGTGACGGCCTTGATCAACAGCGCCGGGGGGCGGAAGGTGACGCCGGTGACGGCGGCGCCGAGGCGTACGCGGGTGGTGCGGGCGGCGAGGAAGCCGAGCGTGGTGTACGCCTCCAGCATCTCGTCCTCCGGGCCGCTTCCGGGCGCACCCTGCAAAAGGTGGTCCGGGACCCACACGGTGTCGATGCCGGCGTCGTCGGCCGCGCGTACGACGCGGTCCAGGTGGCCGGCGAGCCGGTCGGCGCCGTCGCCCCAGCTGAAGTTCGTGATCGACAGACTCAAACGCATCAGGGTTCTCCTTCGACAGTCAGGAACGCGGACCGAAGGCCGGCGCGCCGATGGGGCTGAGATGGATGCCGGCGAGCAGCCACTGGCCGTCGCGGCGCAGGTAGATGTGCGTGCCGCGGAAGGCCGCGTCGGCGCGGTTTCCCTGGAACGACGCCTCCTGTGTGTGCCGGCCGATCGCGACGGCGGTGTCGCCATAGTCGCGGACCGCGACCTCGTCCCACACCAGCTTCTCGGTGGTCAGCCCACCGCTCTCGTAGCGGTGCAGCCACTGGTCGCGGTCGAGGATGAAGCCGAGCGGCCCCACCAGCGTGAAGTCGTCGACGACCAGACTGGCCAGCGTCGCGGTGTCGCCGCTCTGCTCCGCCGTGGCCCAGCGCTCGCCAAGGTCACGGATCTGCTGCTCAGTCGCACTCATGATGTCTCCTCCTGAATCGGTGTGCCGCAAACGCTAGCTACCAAATCGTTCGACGTCAATACGTTCGATGTCGAAGGATATGATACGGTGGTTGTCATGCCACCACGCTTCACGGGTCCGCCGATCGGCGTACAGCTGGCCACCACGGCTCGTGCGGTCAGCCGCGCGTTCGACGCCGCGCTGGCTGCCGCGGACGGGTCGCTGCCGGTCTGGCAGGTGTTGCTCGCGCTGAAGACACGGCCGACCGCCAACCAGCGCGAGCTGGCGGCGGCGGTCGGCATCGGCGGCGCCACGCTGACCCATCACCTCGACGGCATGGAGTCGGCCGGCCTGGTGACGCGGCGGCGCGATCCGGCGAACCGGCGGATGCACCTGGTCGAGCTGACCTCGCTCGGCGAGCAGGCCTTCCTGCGGCTACGAGACATCGCGATCGCGCACGACCGGCGGCTGCGCGACGGCATCCCGGAGGAAGACCTGGAGGTCGTACGCCGCACGCTCAGCCGGATGTCGGAAAACGTGACACCAGACTAAAAAACCGCATGGCCACCATGACATCGCATGGTGGCCGTGCGGCCACGTCAGCTGACGGTGAGCAGGTATTCCGTACTGCCGGCGGTGCCGGCCGAGTCGGTGGCCGTGACGACGATCTTGTACGAGCCGGGGGTGAACGGCGCGAACACGGTCATCGTCGAGGTGCCACCACCGCTGACCGTCTGCGGGCTGAAGAACGGGTTCAGCTGCAGGCCGGCACCGTTGGCCGACAGGTTGACGCTGCCGGTGCCTCCGCTGACGGTGATGGTGGTCCTGGCCACGCCGCCGCGGCTGGCGGTGCCGGCGGCCGGCGACGCGGTGACCTTGAGGTTGCTCGGCGAGCCGGCGCCGACGGTCAGCTTGTACGTCGTGGTTTTGGTCGTGGAGCTGCCTTTTCCGGACACTGTGATCGTGTAGTCGCCGTCCGGTGTGGAAGACGTCGTCTGTACGGTCAGTTTCGCGTTGGCCCCGGAGTCGACCGTGGCCGGCTGAAACGTCGCGGTCGCGCCGGCCGGCAGGCCGGTGGCGGTCAGGTCGACCTTCTCCGAGCCGGAATCGGCCGCAGTGCTGGTGATCGTGGTCGACACGTAGTCACCGGCGCGCACCTGGCCGGCGGC comes from the Fodinicola acaciae genome and includes:
- a CDS encoding LLM class F420-dependent oxidoreductase, which codes for MRLSLSITNFSWGDGADRLAGHLDRVVRAADDAGIDTVWVPDHLLQGAPGSGPEDEMLEAYTTLGFLAARTTRVRLGAAVTGVTFRPPALLIKAVTTLDVLSGGRAWLGIGAGYHLEEAKAMGLPLPETKIRFEHLEDTLQLALRMWSGDASPFEGKHNRLDNPVNSPNSLQRPHPSILIGGTGEKKTLRFVAQYGDACNVFDIPDGGTTIKHKLEVLAGHCEDVGRPYDAIDKTVSTRLGADESAASFVERCAVLRSYGLDHVMVIVTDAWSDEALRTLSEAQPGVAAL
- a CDS encoding MarR family winged helix-turn-helix transcriptional regulator gives rise to the protein MPPRFTGPPIGVQLATTARAVSRAFDAALAAADGSLPVWQVLLALKTRPTANQRELAAAVGIGGATLTHHLDGMESAGLVTRRRDPANRRMHLVELTSLGEQAFLRLRDIAIAHDRRLRDGIPEEDLEVVRRTLSRMSENVTPD
- a CDS encoding nuclear transport factor 2 family protein → MSATEQQIRDLGERWATAEQSGDTATLASLVVDDFTLVGPLGFILDRDQWLHRYESGGLTTEKLVWDEVAVRDYGDTAVAIGRHTQEASFQGNRADAAFRGTHIYLRRDGQWLLAGIHLSPIGAPAFGPRS